A window of the Oncorhynchus masou masou isolate Uvic2021 chromosome 13, UVic_Omas_1.1, whole genome shotgun sequence genome harbors these coding sequences:
- the LOC135553446 gene encoding olfactory receptor 6N2-like encodes MPNVSLPLEFNVSLFSDFLIHGGELGLKEIYTDLAIFLLVVYIMVLIGNAMIITLVLLDSKLHTPMYIFLCNLSLTDIVITTSVLPKMISVCLWNDVSISFAGCFLQMYTYLTFQTTEGFLLCAMAYDRYVAICNPLRYNSIMTIKVCGILASTAWALGMILPALNVILASQLPFCSNQIMYWFCDYPPIVTLSCLDTTLLIDLALACALFVMYVPFTVIIWSYCKIIKSVCKIATSEGRKKAFSTCSSHLIIVLTFYIAHSCVYISAKSSHIHPNVLILISIVNCVLTPLVNPLVYSFRNKHIKDSVLNLLFFNKVIP; translated from the exons ATGCCAA ATGTTTCTCTACCACTGGAGTTCAACGTGAGCCTGTTTTCAGATTTCCTGATACATGGAGGGGAGCTGGGTCTCAAGGAGATCTACACAGACTTGGCCATCTTTCTTCTTGTGGTATACATTATGGTCCTCATCGGCAACGCCATGATCATCACTCTGGTGTTGCTCGATTCCAAACTTCACACACCAATGTATATTTTCCTCTGTAATCTGTCTCTCACAGATATAGTGATCACCACCAGCGTTTTACCTAAAATGATATCAGTGTGTTTGTGGAATGATGTGTCCATTTCATTTGCAGGTTGCTTCTTGCAGATGTATACCTATTTGACATTCCAAACTACAGAGGGATTTCTCCTATGTGCTATGGCCTACGACCGCTATGTTGCTATCTGCAATCCTTTACGCTACAACAGCATCATGACAATCAAAGTATGTGGGATCCTGGCCTCAACAGCATGGGCTTTGGGGATGATTCTTCCAGCATTGAATGTCATTCTTGCATCACAACTACCTTTCTGTAGTAATCAGATAATGTATTGGTTTTGTGATTATCCTCCGATTGTTACATTGTCTTGTTTAGACACAACACTGTTGATAGATCTGGCCCTCGCATGTGCTTTATTTGTGATGTATGTTCCATTCACTGTCATAATTTGGTCATATTGTAAAATCATCAAATCTGTTTGCAAAATTGCCACATCTGAAGGGCGTAAAAAAGCTTTCTCTACCTGCTCCTCTCATCTCATTATTGTCCTTACCTTCTACATTGCTCATTCATGTGTCTACATCAGTGCTAAATCATCTCATATTCATCCCAATGTTCTCATCTTGATATCTATTGTCAACTGTGTTTTAACTCCTCTTGTGAACCCACTTGTTTACAGTTTCAGGAACAAACACATAAAGGATTCTGTCCTGAATCTCTTGTTCTTTAATAAAGTTATTCCATAA